One Cydia splendana chromosome 21, ilCydSple1.2, whole genome shotgun sequence genomic region harbors:
- the LOC134801287 gene encoding uncharacterized protein LOC134801287 has translation MNKYSKNFILVGDLNHHCLLCKESFLTVDDLEKHLRWEKHRKSIKDLSPVSKFKRDRIFKIDDKYFCEHCNQIFSTISELPKHIQDENHQKRKDEPEIELRPSLCKRDSGLTYIGKDKNVMKIPNKEWYGIIDSKCIFCDVDVDNFMKHISLSDHMITMIQSKIVLNEEGLFYREFKDKYGYCFLCKTTFQIQSKSDHWKDELHIEKTKAHNVNNHKSYQEKKLDVAFKLLNSQKDYFDIDLENRVATCKICTAYVNINFKFMLEHKKIHNITDKDKIKQAPVDMDKVFKSLRIKRSKKEIYDHGKLRAELAKFGRENYIKLVFPGDKGYCLLCGTYMSAHMKKFTEHLKGYIHMAHLDLKNGKLHVKPVYKTINVNDLIDTIGFAKDVHSFWINKQFAADVTSLALVSEIHDPQCEKFRCYACDNIYKQKEYEEHCLSETHRRNFYNAEVITSIEDEFIREVHPNLYHCAVCNLMFAFWDALDKHIHSGKHNTIKTVMKDDFADCENLELLSFDQEELLAKLVSLGFKKSYQAAHTGKIA, from the exons ATGAACAAATATTCCAAGAACTTTATATTGGTCGGGGACTTGAACCACCATTGTCTGCTGTGCAAGGAGTCGTTTCTAACAGTAGATGATTTGGAGAAGCATTTAAGATGGGAGAAACACCGGAAAAGTATCAAAGACCTGAGCCCTGTGTCGAAGTTTAAGAGAGATCGCATTTTTAAG ATCGATGATAAGTACTTCTGTGAGCATTGCAACCAGATTTTTAGTACTATTTCGGAATTACCAAAGCACATACAGGATGAAAATCATCAAAAGCGTAAAGATGAACCCGAAATAGAACTTCGACCCTCACTTTGTAAAAGAGACTCTGGCTTAACATATATAGGGAAGGACAAAAATGTAATGAAGATTCCTAATAAAGAGTGGTATGGGATAATTGATTCTAAATGCATATTCTGTGATGTTGATGTGGATAATTTTATGAAACATATTTCATTGTCGGACCACATGATAACTATGATTCAAAGTAAGATTGTTCTGAATGAGGAAGGCTTATTTTATAGGGAG TTCAAAGACAAGTATGGTTACTGCTTCCTATGTAAGACAACATTTCAAATACAGTCTAAAAGTGACCACTGGAAAGACGAACTTCACATAGAGAAGACAAAGGCACATAATGTGAACAATCACAAAAGTTATCAGGAAAAGAAACTGGATGTGGCCTTTAAGCTTCTTAATAGTCAGAAAGACTATTTTGATATTGATCTGGAAAACAGAGTGGCCACATGCAAAATTTGTACTGCCTATGTGAATATAAACTTCAAATTTATGCTAGAGCATAAGAAAATTCATAACATAACTGACAAAGATAAGATTAAACAAGCTCCAGTGGACATGGATAAGGTCTTTAAGTCTCTCAGAATTAAGAGATCTAAGAAAGAAATCTATGATCATGGCAAATTAAGGGCTGAACTAGCCAAATTTGGGAGGGAGAATTATATCAAATTAGTATTTCCAGGAGATAAAGGATACTGTTTACTTTGTGGCACATATATGTCCGCTCATATGAAAAAGTTTACTGAACATTTGAAAGGATATATTCATATGGCACATTTAGATTTAAAGAATGGCAAACTTCATGTCAAGCCAGTGTATAAGACTATAAATGTGAATGACTTGATTGATACAATTGGATTTGCTAAAGATGTGCATTCTTTCTGGATCAACAAACAGTTTGCCGCTGATGTGACTTCTTTAGCACTTGTCTCTGAGATCCATGATCCTCAATGTGAGAAATTCAGATGTTATGCATGTGacaatatttataaacaaaaggAATATGAAGAACATTGTCTCTCAGAAACTCACAGAAGAAACTTTTATAATGCTGAAGTTATAACTTCAATTGAGGATGAATTTATTAGAGAG GTTCATCCTAATCTGTACCACTGTGCAGTTTGTAACCTAATGTTTGCTTTTTGGGACGCATTGGATAAGCACATCCATAGCGGGAAGCATAACACGATTAAAACTGTCATGAAAGATGATTTCGCTGATTGTGAAAACCTGGAATTACTATCTTTTGACCAAGAGGAATTGTTAGCAAAATTGGTCAGCTTAGGTTTTAAAAAGAGCTATCAAGCAGCCCACACAGGAAAAATAGCATGA